In Prosthecobacter fusiformis, the genomic window AAGGACGTTCTTTTTGCGCACCAGACCACCGTAGAAAAGAGCCAAGCCAGGAAGGGTCATGAAAATGACCAGGGCAGTGCTCGTCATCTGCCAGGCGTTATGGCCAGGGCCAGGGCCTGCGATGTTGGACTTCCACTCGACATCACCGTCTTTACCGGCCTGGCCGTTGGTGACGTATTTTTCCAAGTCAAAGATCCGCTGCTCAACCGTTGGAGCGGCGGGTTCAGCAGCCGGAGCTTCAGCGGCTGGCGCTGGGGCTTCTGGGGCGGCAGTCTCCTGAGCTACCATATGGCCCAGGGAAAAAAGAGTAGTGACAGCGAGACCGCACACAAAGGTGCGCCAAGAGCGGGTGACCGGAATCATAAGTGGTTGGTTATATGTTGAAGGTTAGCGGATGCGGTTGGATCCGCTGAGCCATCAAAAATCAAACGGAAGCACCATTCATGCCAAGCCTTCATTTATTCATAACCCCTTGATCCACAAGCCTTTTTAGACCAACACAGTGCGCACATGAAGATTCTGAAACAGGTCATCCATCCAATACACCCATCTGCCCCTTCTGAAATTCCTCGAATGCCTGCTCGATCTCCTCATCCGTATTCATAACGAAGGGACCATGCCCCACCACGGGCTCGTTCAGCGGCTCGCCGTCCATGACCAGAAAATGAGTTTCCGCACGGGCATGGATATGGATGCTGTTTCCCTCCTTTTTAAACATGACCAGATCTCCCTCCTCAGCCTGGCCTTCATCGTTGACCAAGATCTCTCCCGCCAGCAGCAGCAGGGCGGTCGTATGGCCATCCGGCACGGGCAGCGTCACCGTCTTCCCCGCCCCAAGGGTCACATCCCAAAGCTGAATGGGGGAAAACGTCTGGGCAGTGCCCGCGTGGCCATCGTATTCCCCGGCGATCACCCGCAGGCTGCCCGCCCCGTCCGGCAACGCCACGGAGGGGATTTTTTCTTTGAGCAAAGTTTGGTAGCGGGCAGGAGCACCCTTGTCCGTAGAGCGTAGATTCACCCAAAGCTGCACCATCTGTAGCGTGCCGCCCTGACGGGTAAAATCAGCTGAATGGAACTCCTCATGGATGATCCCCCGCCCCGCCGTCATCCATTGCACATCCCCAGGGCCGATCTTGCCACCGCCGCCGCTGGAATCACGATGCTCCAGTTCCCCTTGGTAAACGATGGTCACCGTTTCAAAGCCCTTGTGCGGATGCGCCCCCACGCCGCGCTTTTCCTTTCCCGGGCGGAAGACGTGCGGGGCCGCATAATCAAGCAGAAGAAACGGGCTCAGCTCCCGGCCCAGGCCGTTGTAGTCAAAAACGGAGCGCACAGGAAAGCCGTTGCCCACCCAATGCATGGCGGAGCTGTGTTGGATACGATGGATCGATTTCATAGTTCTTAGATCGGTAGCGCAGTCTGGAGGGGATTCATCCGCCATCGGACCGCACAGGGGGTTGAAAATTCAGTCGTTCGCCTGGAGCAGAGCCTGTAGATCCAGAGCACGTGTAAACATGGCCAAGCTGCCATCGGCATGGCGGGGCCATTCAGCCTCTGGCCGGTCCCAATAAAGCTCCACACCATTCTGGTCCGGGTCATGCAGATACAGCGCCATGCTCACGCCATGATCCGCTGCGCCATCCAGGGAGATGCCCGCCTTTTGCAATCGGCGCAGAGCATCCGCCAGGGCACTGCGGGTGGGGTAAAGGATGGCCGTGTGAAACAGTCCCGTCGTCCCCGGCGCAGGCGGCTTCCCCCCGCGGCTCTCCCAGGTATTCAGGCCGATGTGATGGTGATATCCGCCCGCCGAAATAAACGCCGCGTCTTTTCCATAACGCTGCATCAGCGTGAACCCCAGCACCCCTGTATAAAACTCCAGCGCCCGCTCCAGATCCGCCACCTTCAGGTGGACATGACCGATGCGTACTTGCGGATGAATGGCCGGTGCTGCTTCAGGAATCATATTGCAACCATGACTCATTCTATACTCCCCTAAAATGCCAGTTCCTTGGCCTCAGCATGTTTGTGCTTTGGTCTAGGATATAAACAAAGACCCGCAGCACCGTTCGGCCACTGCGGGTCTTTTCGAATCTGTTTGGTGCGGTCGCTTCTTATTCAGCGGCTGTTTTGCGGATGGGCAGCATCTTTTGAGCAAAGGCGGCGGTGAGCTGATTGGAGGCGAAGCTGATAGCCGCACGAGCAGAGTCCACCACAGCAGCCATGCCGAAAAATTCGTGGGTCACACCTTCGTAGTTTTTGAGGGTGACGGTCACGCCTTGTTCCTTCAGTGCTGCGGCCAGCTTTTCACCATCGGAGCGCAGAGGGTCGATATCGGCGGTGATGATGGTGGTGGGTGGGCAGCTTTTCAAAGCGGCACCGGCCAGGGCAATGGAAAGCAGGGGATCCTTCGCATCCGCAGGGCTGGCCAGCGTGTGCTTGGCGAACCACTGCATCATCGGCAAGTTTAGGGGCTTGGCATTGGCGTGTTCACGATAGGAGGGCGTGTCCATGGTGGTTGCATCTGTCACCGGATAGACCAGCACTTGGTGCCGGGGCAATGGCAGGCCCTGGCGGGCGGCCATGAGGCTGACCCCCGCTGCCAGATTGCCACCAGCACTTTCACCTACCACGGCGACGCGGGACGCATCCCCGTTTAGCTCCTTGGCATTTTTCAGCAGCCATTGATACGCGGCAAAGACATCATCATGCGCCGCCGGAAACTTATGCTCCGGGGCCTGCCGATAATGCGTGGAGACCACCACCATCCCGCCAGCATTGCAGAGCGCGCGTGGGGTGGCATCATACGTATCCAGATCAGCAATGACCCAGCCGCCCCCATGGATGTATAGCACCATGGGAAAAGGGCCCTCACCAGCAGGGGTATAGATGCGCACCTTCACATCCACATCCCCATACTTGAAGGTTTCATTTTCCACATCGGCCACTTCTTCAGGAGCCTTAATGTCACGTTTTTTGATGAGGCTGGCGACAGCATCCGCAGGGCCGGGCTGCTTACGTGCCTCCGCTGGAGTCAGTGTTTCCAGCGGCTTGGGATTGAGCGCGGTCAGCTCATCGAGAACGGCCTGCATCTGGGGGTTTGGCACCGCCACAGAGGCTGCCGGGGTTTCGGTCTGCGCAGTCAAGGAGCCGCAGGTGAGAAGCATGGCAGCGATGCCTGCCGCCCCCTTGGCAATGCGGGGGATGGATGAGCGTGTGAAGTTTTTCATGTCAGAGTGAAGTTTCGTTTTCCAACGGCTTGCGGTGTCCTTTCAACATGAAGCACCCGCTCGGTTGACCGCTGAAGACAAAGGTGTTCGGCGGTGTGTCGGAAAGCGGTTGCATGCAATGCGCCTGCGGGATGAATCTTATTAGGCGCGACAGGTGTGCCATCCCCGATTTTATCCAGGCAGCGGCAGAGATGTGTTTCTTCAAAAATATAAACCAAACCCTCCTGACATAGGATTGTCAGGCGCCTCTGGCATCCTCTCACTCAGCTTAGGAATAACCAAAAAGATGAATACCGAACCCACTCCAGTGATCACCCGTTTTATTGAAGCCATGAACGCCCAGGATGGTGCCGCCTTTGTCACCTTGTTCACACCGGCCGCCATCGTCCATGATGAAGGACACACCCACCAGGGCCACCCGGAGATCCAGGCCTGGATTGAAAAAGCCTGGTCCAGCTATTCCCCCAAGGTGGAATTGCGAGATGTGCTGACGGCTGGCCCCAGCACTGTCTTTGCTGGCGAGGTTTCGGGCTCATTTGATGGCAGCCCCATCGTGCTGAAGCATCACCTGACCATCGCGGATGATCTGATCACGGAATTGCAGATCGCCCCCTGAGAACCGGGAATAAAAGTCCCGCCGGTGGCTCTGACGATGCACCTGACTACGACGGCTGAATGCCGCTGAATCCGTTGCATCGTCACCCCTCATCGCCATCGTTCACTCAACCATGAAAGCCATCAGCTTCCACCAATCCCTGCCCTGCCAAGATCCTGAAAGCCTCGTCGATGTGACCCTCGCTGAACCTGTTCCGGGGCCTCGTGATCTGTTCGTGGAAGTGCGGGCCATCTCGGTGAATCCGGTGGATACCAAAATCCGTGGTGGCGGCGGACCCGTGAGCCCTGGCCAGGCACTGAAAATCCTGGGTTGGGACGCCGCCGGGATCGTCAAAGCCGTGGGGGATGAAGTGACGCTTTTTGCCCCTGGGGATGAGGTCTATTATGCAGGTGACGTGGACCGCCCAGGCTCCTATGCAGAGCTGCAATGCGTGGATGAAAGACTGGTCGGTAAAAAGCCAAAAACGCTGAGCTTTGCGGAAGCTGCCGCACTGCCGCTCACCACCATCACCGCCTGGGAAATGATGTTTGATCGCATGCGCATCAGCGCCACGGAGCCGGGCGCCATCCTCATCGTCGGCGGGGCAGGCGGAGTCGGCTCCATCGCCATCCAGCTAGCCAGACAGCTCACCGCTTTAACCGTCATCGCCACCGCTTCACGCCCAGAGACTCAGGCCTGGTGCCTGCAGATGGGTGCCCATCATGTGATTGATCATGGCCAGCCACTGGCCGCCCAGATCAAAGCCCTGGTGCCGGATGGACTGACCCATGTGCTGGCGCTGACGAAAACGGAAGATCACTACGATGAAATCATCGAAGCCATGGCCCCGCAGAGCGCCATCGCCCTCATCGAAAATCCGGCCCGGCCTCTGGAACTGACAAAGCTCAAGGCCAAGAGCATCTCCCTGCACTGGGAGTTCATGTTCACCCGCGCCCGTTATCAGACGCCGGATATGGGCAAGCAGGGAGAGCTTCTCATCGAAGTGTCACGCTTGGCGGATGCAGGCCAGATCCAGACCACTTTAAAAACGGACCTCAGCCCGATCAATGCCGCGCAATTACGCCAGGCCCATGCGCTTATCGAAAGTGGCCGTAGCATTGGCAAGGTGGTGTTGGCGGGCTTTTAAACCTGACTGATTCACCACCGCTGCCTTCCTGCAAATCGCAAGTCTAACCAGCGGATTTGATTGCAAAACGCAGCTGTTTGCAACCCTGCCAGACTCA contains:
- a CDS encoding zinc-binding alcohol dehydrogenase family protein, with translation MKAISFHQSLPCQDPESLVDVTLAEPVPGPRDLFVEVRAISVNPVDTKIRGGGGPVSPGQALKILGWDAAGIVKAVGDEVTLFAPGDEVYYAGDVDRPGSYAELQCVDERLVGKKPKTLSFAEAAALPLTTITAWEMMFDRMRISATEPGAILIVGGAGGVGSIAIQLARQLTALTVIATASRPETQAWCLQMGAHHVIDHGQPLAAQIKALVPDGLTHVLALTKTEDHYDEIIEAMAPQSAIALIENPARPLELTKLKAKSISLHWEFMFTRARYQTPDMGKQGELLIEVSRLADAGQIQTTLKTDLSPINAAQLRQAHALIESGRSIGKVVLAGF
- a CDS encoding nuclear transport factor 2 family protein, whose product is MNTEPTPVITRFIEAMNAQDGAAFVTLFTPAAIVHDEGHTHQGHPEIQAWIEKAWSSYSPKVELRDVLTAGPSTVFAGEVSGSFDGSPIVLKHHLTIADDLITELQIAP
- a CDS encoding alpha/beta hydrolase; its protein translation is MKNFTRSSIPRIAKGAAGIAAMLLTCGSLTAQTETPAASVAVPNPQMQAVLDELTALNPKPLETLTPAEARKQPGPADAVASLIKKRDIKAPEEVADVENETFKYGDVDVKVRIYTPAGEGPFPMVLYIHGGGWVIADLDTYDATPRALCNAGGMVVVSTHYRQAPEHKFPAAHDDVFAAYQWLLKNAKELNGDASRVAVVGESAGGNLAAGVSLMAARQGLPLPRHQVLVYPVTDATTMDTPSYREHANAKPLNLPMMQWFAKHTLASPADAKDPLLSIALAGAALKSCPPTTIITADIDPLRSDGEKLAAALKEQGVTVTLKNYEGVTHEFFGMAAVVDSARAAISFASNQLTAAFAQKMLPIRKTAAE
- a CDS encoding VOC family protein, producing MIPEAAPAIHPQVRIGHVHLKVADLERALEFYTGVLGFTLMQRYGKDAAFISAGGYHHHIGLNTWESRGGKPPAPGTTGLFHTAILYPTRSALADALRRLQKAGISLDGAADHGVSMALYLHDPDQNGVELYWDRPEAEWPRHADGSLAMFTRALDLQALLQAND
- a CDS encoding pirin family protein — encoded protein: MKSIHRIQHSSAMHWVGNGFPVRSVFDYNGLGRELSPFLLLDYAAPHVFRPGKEKRGVGAHPHKGFETVTIVYQGELEHRDSSGGGGKIGPGDVQWMTAGRGIIHEEFHSADFTRQGGTLQMVQLWVNLRSTDKGAPARYQTLLKEKIPSVALPDGAGSLRVIAGEYDGHAGTAQTFSPIQLWDVTLGAGKTVTLPVPDGHTTALLLLAGEILVNDEGQAEEGDLVMFKKEGNSIHIHARAETHFLVMDGEPLNEPVVGHGPFVMNTDEEIEQAFEEFQKGQMGVLDG